One genomic region from Syntrophorhabdaceae bacterium encodes:
- a CDS encoding energy-coupling factor transporter transmembrane component T, whose protein sequence is MKYLAKNTFFHRLDPRTKVLLSIGSASLIVLLNEPLSLLLLFMLIFFCFVTVTPPGSYIKITLRMLAVIVIATMVSQGFFYYFEPRTPLITFLSKRSGFIGRFTGGISVYKEGLIYGAIQSMRLSSATVLSMVIVMSTHPSDMVLGLRKLGVPEKIAFMLMVSMRFLPVLIEEAKRIIIAQRLRGLRCKGISGSFKSFRYLVVPLIIDSLRQARRISIAAEVRGFTGRRSASKELRFAWLDYSMLCAFVLIIGTALIYRFYR, encoded by the coding sequence ATGAAGTATCTCGCTAAGAACACATTCTTTCATCGTCTCGATCCGCGAACAAAAGTTCTTTTGAGTATCGGAAGCGCCTCTCTCATCGTGCTTCTTAACGAGCCACTGAGCCTTCTTCTGCTCTTTATGCTCATCTTCTTCTGTTTCGTCACCGTCACGCCCCCCGGTTCGTATATCAAGATAACGCTGCGCATGCTGGCAGTTATAGTGATTGCTACGATGGTCTCACAGGGTTTCTTCTATTATTTTGAACCGAGAACGCCTCTGATTACGTTTTTAAGCAAGCGATCGGGCTTTATAGGCCGATTCACCGGAGGCATATCCGTTTACAAGGAAGGTTTGATCTATGGCGCTATTCAGTCCATGAGGTTGTCATCCGCCACGGTCTTGAGCATGGTGATTGTCATGAGCACGCATCCTTCGGACATGGTATTGGGACTCAGAAAGCTTGGAGTACCTGAAAAGATTGCTTTTATGCTGATGGTGAGCATGAGGTTCCTGCCGGTTCTCATTGAAGAAGCGAAGCGCATAATAATCGCGCAGAGATTACGGGGGTTAAGATGTAAAGGGATCAGCGGGAGTTTCAAGAGTTTCAGATACCTTGTGGTACCGCTGATAATTGATAGTCTGCGGCAGGCAAGAAGAATCTCTATTGCGGCGGAGGTGAGAGGATTTACGGGGAGACGGTCTGCGTCCAAAGAACTCAGATTTGCGTGGCTTG